The genomic window CCGGCCTCTCGAAGAATGGCTGCAATTCCAGGAAGGGTGCAGGCCTTGAGTGCGGCATGGATTCGGACGGGAATGGGCAGGGATCTGATACTTTTCTCCAGGGAGGCGATGTTGCTCAAGAGTCGCTCTCGAGAGTAAATCAGAACCGGGGTGCCGAGCGCTGCAACTATCTTTTCCCACGGCACCTCCTCGATCCAGAGCCGCCCGCCACGATAGCGGAAGGGCCGGGAGGCCAGGAGAATTTGCCTCCGGGGAGGAAAGCGAAGCACAGACCTTGGCCAAAGCATATTTGCTCCCCAACCATGAGCAGGGGTGGCGAGATTTGCCTCGCGAGATTTTTAGGCCCACGGATGATACGGCAGCCGCGACCCTGTGTCAAACCCCGCCAGAACACCCACGCCGGGGCACCCGCTTTGGACTTGCAGGCTCCATGGTGGTGGCGTTATAATCCCGTTATATTTTCCCTTAGTATGAAAGACCTCGGGCAGTCGCACCGGCTGTCCGGATGAACGGATACGCACCGAGAAGAAGAGAGATGCTAGCTGCCCCTCCGACCCTGACCCCTTTTCTGAAAGAGTATCCGCTCGACATCTCCCCCCGAGAGGCCTTTGCCCTATTTCGGGAGGCCCCCTCGAGCTTCCTGCTGGAAAGCGGAATGAACCGCTTTCAGCTCGGTCGCTTCTCCTTTCTCGGCGCCGATCCCTTTCTCACGTTCCGGGCGCGGGGACGAGAGATCGAGATCCGGGAAGACGGCCACTCGGTCACCTTCCGAGCAGATCCCTTTGACGCGCTCCGTGCACTCCTCGAACGCTTCCAGGTCTGCTGGCGGGTACAACCCGTCCCATTTCTCGCGGGAGCCGTCGGGCACTTTGGTTACGATCTGGGCCGCCACATCGAACGACTCCCCTGTCTCACCACGGATGACCTGCAGGTTCCGGACTGCCGCTTTGGTCTTTACGATCGCGCTCTCGTCTTTGACCATCTCAAAGGACGCCTGTATGTCGTTTCGACCGGTCTGCCGGAGCTCAACCCAGACGCGGCCTACCGTCGGGCGCGAGCGCGGGGGGAGGAACTGATTCGCAGGCTGGAGTGGCTTTCGAAGTGGCGAGCGCCGAGAATATCACCTGGGGAGATGGGACCTCCGATCGGCGGCCTCCAGGCCAACTTCACCAAGGACGGATATCTCGATGCGGTGCGGAAAGCCAAGGAATACATCGCCGCCGGGGACATCTACCAGGTTAACCTCTCCCAGCGCTTTTCCACGGCAATTGACGGGGATCCATTTGTGCTTTACCGGCGCCTCCATCGGATCAATCCAGTGCCATTCGGTTGCTTCCTCGATTATGGCGATTTCGCCGTCGTCGGGGCCTCACCCGAACGGTTCCTCCGACTCCGGGGCCGGAAAGTCGAGACCCGCCCGATGAAGGGAACCCGTCCCCGCGGGAAGAGCCCTGACGAGGATCGGTACTTGCGGACGGAACTCCTGAGCAGCGTGAAAGACCAGGCAGAGCTCGTCATGATCGTGGACCTAGCGCGCAATGATTTGGGCCGGGTTTGCAAGTACGGCTCCGTCCGAGTACCAACCTTACGGGTGCTCGAGACATACGCGACGGTTTTTCAGACGACCGCCAGGATTGTGGGCCAAATGCGGCCGGACCGTGACCGCATCGACCTCATCCGGGCCTCTTTCCCGGGTGGGTCCGTGACAGGGGCGCCAAAGATCCGGGCAATGGAAATCATCGAGGAGCTCGAGCCCACCCGCCGGGGAATTTATACTGGCTCCATTGGATATCTGGACTTCGGCGGAGACCTGGACCTGAACATCGCCATCCGCACCATGATCTGTCGGAGCGGCCAGGCATACTTCCAGGTGGGGGGGGGCATCGTGGCTGACTCGGACCCCGAGGCAGAGTACGAGGAGACGCTGGTGAAAGCCAAGGCACTGATCGAGGCTCTCTTTTCCTGACCCCCAGGGGGCAATCGGACAGCGACGCTAGGACCTCTGAAAAAACGGTGAACCCTTACAGGGAGGATCATACGATGGAAGGAGAGAAAAAACTGCCGGTGATCATGGATGACGAGGTGATAAAGCGCCTGGAAAAGGAGCTCCCCGAGTGGTATCTGGAAGGGCGCTGGATCCGACGGAAGTTTAACACTGATGGGTGGCCGACCACCTTGATGCTGGTGAATGCCATCGGCTTTCTGTCAGAGGCGGCCTGGCACCATCCGGATCTCGAGGTGACCTGGGGCAAGGTCTGGGTCAAGCTCCGGACCCATGCCTCTGGCGGCATTACCGACCGCGACTTCGACATGGCCAAGATGATCGAGAAGGCGGCCGTGTGGCGCCCCGAGGAAGGCTCGGCCATGGATGGGACACCCAACAAGTGGGTCCGCTAGGAATTAGCAACCAGCGATCAGCTATCAGCGGTCAGCTTGCTTACACGTAGGTCTACATCCGAGTTTCGCAGATGCTGAGGGCTGACAGCTTGGAACATGCTGATTGCTGACTGCTATTTGGTATCGTCACATGGAGGGGTGACATGGAAACGTCCGTGCTTGAAAGGCTTGAGACGCTGGAAAAGCAAAACCGCCGCCTGAAGCGGGCGGGCCTTGTCGTCATGGTTCTCGCCGGAGCTACTCTGCTGATCGGCCAAGCAAAACCCCAGGTCCAATGGAAGGTTGAGGCAGAGCGGTTCGTCCTCATGGACGCGAACGGGAAGGTACGAGCGGAGCTTGGCATGGCGGAGCACGGGCCACACCTCGCTTTCTACGACGCAGAAGGGACGCGGCGCGCGGTTTTAGGCATCGTGCAGAAAGGGCCAGGCCTCTTCTTCCTCGACACGACCCAGAAACGGCGCGTGGCTATGGGAGTGGTAGAAAAAGGACCGGTCCTCCTGTTCTTTGACGAGAACAGGAAAACCATCTTCTCGAAACCGTAAACCGAAATTCCTCACCACAGAACTAGAGATGTCCCTACTCCACACCAAAGTCGCCCGGGAAGGCGCCGCCTCAACAACAATTTTTTGCTTCACCGCAGTCACTACGGCGGTGCTGCTCTTCACAGGCGTCGCCCTTGCCCGCCATGCATACCTTGTCTGGGTTGAAGGGCTCATCCAACGGATCGAGCCAAGGTATCGCGAGATGGCTATCTGGGAGTATCAGGGTGGGAGGTCCACGTGAAGCCTCCGGGTCCCCGGGTCGGTGGACCTCCACGATTTCCACGTGGGCGATTACGTTCTGGCCCGCGTGGATCTAAATAGGCGTTTGGTGCTTACAATCCAGAAGCTCCCTCCGCCGACGGGCGATGACCGTTACTGGGAGGCGATCCATCGCCTCCAGGCCGAGACAGCCAACGAGGGACTATGACCTGAAGCTACCCACCTTTCTTCTCTTCCATCCAAAAAATTCAATAAGTCAGATTCTCAACTTTATTTCGAATTTCACTGAAATTTCAGCAACATATTCCCGAATCCGCTGAAAAAATAAGGTTTTCTCTTGACCTGTTCCGATGACGTCCGTAGGCTAGATGAACAAATAGTGACCGGGTCATCTGGGGGCTGCCAAGCACCAGCCACCCCTGAAGGGCTTGTCGGGACCTGTGAAAACTTATATGGATACCTTCCGATCGTGGATTTGCGTCTCAGGGATCATGGCCGCGCTCACCCTTGTGGCCACCCCTCCCATTGAGGCCGGGCAGAAGTTGACGAATCAGCTCGCCGGTGCGTCCAGTCCATATCTCCAGGAGGCGGCAAGCCACCCGGTCGCCTGGTATCCCTGGGGGGAAGAAGCCTTTCGACTGGCCAAGGAGCTGGATCGGCCGATTCTCATGGACATTGGAGCGATCTGGTGCCACTGGTGCCACGTGATGGACCACGAGACGTATAGCAATCCCGAGGTGGCACAGCTGATAAACAACGCATTCATCGCCATCAGGGTAGATCGGGACGAGCGGCCTGATATTGATGCCCGGTACCAGCAGGCGGTGCAGGCCATTACGGGCCACGGTGGCTGGCCCCTCACGGTATTTATGACCCCCGAAGGGAAGGTCTTCTACGGCGGAGGAACCTTTTTCCCCGATGACCGGTTCGGGCGGCCGGGCTTCAAGAGGCTGCTCCCCAAGCTCGCCGAGCTCTATAGAGACCGCAGAGAGATGATCCTGACGACTGCCGATAAGCTGTACAAGGCGCTGTCCACTCATGAAGCTGAGAGACTCAGGAAGGCTCCCCTCTCCCCCCAGCTCGTCGAAGCCATTATCCAGTCAATGACCCGTTTCTTCGATGAGGAACACGGAGGCTTTGGGCCGGCGGTGAAGTTCCCCCACACCGGGTCAATCGCACTTGCCCTCAGGACATACGCGGAGAAGGGCGATGAGCAGATGCTCAGGATCGCCACCACAACCCTGGACGAGATGGCCAAAGG from Candidatus Methylomirabilota bacterium includes these protein-coding regions:
- a CDS encoding 4a-hydroxytetrahydrobiopterin dehydratase, which gives rise to MEGEKKLPVIMDDEVIKRLEKELPEWYLEGRWIRRKFNTDGWPTTLMLVNAIGFLSEAAWHHPDLEVTWGKVWVKLRTHASGGITDRDFDMAKMIEKAAVWRPEEGSAMDGTPNKWVR
- the pabB gene encoding aminodeoxychorismate synthase component I, encoding MLAAPPTLTPFLKEYPLDISPREAFALFREAPSSFLLESGMNRFQLGRFSFLGADPFLTFRARGREIEIREDGHSVTFRADPFDALRALLERFQVCWRVQPVPFLAGAVGHFGYDLGRHIERLPCLTTDDLQVPDCRFGLYDRALVFDHLKGRLYVVSTGLPELNPDAAYRRARARGEELIRRLEWLSKWRAPRISPGEMGPPIGGLQANFTKDGYLDAVRKAKEYIAAGDIYQVNLSQRFSTAIDGDPFVLYRRLHRINPVPFGCFLDYGDFAVVGASPERFLRLRGRKVETRPMKGTRPRGKSPDEDRYLRTELLSSVKDQAELVMIVDLARNDLGRVCKYGSVRVPTLRVLETYATVFQTTARIVGQMRPDRDRIDLIRASFPGGSVTGAPKIRAMEIIEELEPTRRGIYTGSIGYLDFGGDLDLNIAIRTMICRSGQAYFQVGGGIVADSDPEAEYEETLVKAKALIEALFS